In Scleropages formosus chromosome 20, fSclFor1.1, whole genome shotgun sequence, a single window of DNA contains:
- the LOC108923940 gene encoding protein kinase C and casein kinase substrate in neurons protein 3-like isoform X1, giving the protein MRFVPGCRKTGTFGLERRITLSNMSSLQKDTTPEDSNNQSFWMPGNYQRTVRRTEDAFQACNDIVACFQERARVERQYAQQLSEWSSKWKPVVDSSPLYGSLLRAWQCFLTSADRLSVLHASICRSLVSEDGDRVRTWQKETFHKKMFGGFRESHDFETGFARAQKPWAKRLKKLDKARIAYHKASRKEHAAQERETHARGNPDIAIEKQKKIQEEREQAREEKERVRARYEKVLEEVTRYAPRYMEEMESVFDQCQEEERKRISFLKQAFLSIHRHLDVTNNESVKAVYSELHHTLMSISEQDDLRWWKNNHGPGMPTDWPHFQEWTPPEKKQKKGKKEVVQNSPERNVMIGGIRVRALYDYVGQETDELSFKAGEEFLKTEEEDDQGWCRGMKDGGREGLYPANYVEVIQ; this is encoded by the exons ATGCGCTTCGTGCCTGGATGCCGAAAAACGGGAACGTTTGGGCTGGAGCGAAGGATAACTC TCTCCAACATGTCGAGCCTCCAAAAAGACACCACGCCTGAAGACTCCAACAACCAGAGCTTCTGGATG CCAGGGAATTATCAGCGCACCGTCCGACGCACCGAAGACGCTTTCCAAGCATGCAATGACATTGTAGCGTGCTTCCAGGAGAGGGCTCGAGTGGAGAGGCAGTATGCACAGCAGCTCAGTGAGTGGAGCAGCAAGTGGAAGCCCGTGGTGGATTCCA GTCCACTCTACGGCTCTCTACTACGGGCATGGCAGTGCTTTCTCACCTCTGCCGACCGCCTGTCTGTCCTGCACGCATCCATCTGTCGATCCCTTGTTTCCGAAGATGGTGATAGGGTGAGGACCTGGCAGAAGGAGACCTTTCACAAGAAGATGTTTGGGGGCTTTCGAGAGTCACATGACTTCGAAACGGGTTTCGCTCGTGCCCAGAAACCCTGGGCTAAAAGGCTGAAGAAG CTGGACAAAGCACGTATCGCGTACCACAAGGCCAGCCGCAAGGAGCATGCTGCCCAGGAGCGGGAGACCCACGCCAGAGGGAACCCTGACATCGCCATTGAGAAGCAGAAGAAGATCcaggaggagagggagcagGCTAGAGAAGAGAAAGAGCGA GTGCGTGCCCGCTATgagaaggttctggaagaaGTTACACGTTATGCTCCACGTTACATGGAGGAAATGGAGTCCGTTTTTGACCAGTGCCAGGAGGAAGAGCGGAAGAGGATCAGCTTCCTCAAACAGGCTTTCCTCTCCATACACAGACACCTCGATGTCACCAACAATGAGAG TGTGAAGGCTGTATACAGTGAACTCCATCACACCCTGATGTCCATCAGCGAGCAGGACGACTTGCGCTGGTGGAAGAACAACCATGGCCCCGGCATGCCGACTGACTGGCCACACTTCCAG GAGTGGACTCCACctgagaagaagcagaagaaaggaaagaaggagGTTGTGCAGAATAGCCCAGAAAGAAA TGTGATGATCGGAGGTATAAGAGTGAGGGCTCTATATGACTACGTGGGTCAAGAAACGGATGAACTATCCTTTAAAGCAG gtgaggaattccTCAAAACCGAAGAGGAGGATGACCAGGGATGGTGCCGAGGGATGAAGGATGGAGGAAGAGAAGGGCTGTACCCAGCCAATTACGTTGAAGTCATACAGTAA
- the LOC108923940 gene encoding protein kinase C and casein kinase substrate in neurons protein 3-like isoform X2, with protein MSSLQKDTTPEDSNNQSFWMPGNYQRTVRRTEDAFQACNDIVACFQERARVERQYAQQLSEWSSKWKPVVDSSPLYGSLLRAWQCFLTSADRLSVLHASICRSLVSEDGDRVRTWQKETFHKKMFGGFRESHDFETGFARAQKPWAKRLKKLDKARIAYHKASRKEHAAQERETHARGNPDIAIEKQKKIQEEREQAREEKERVRARYEKVLEEVTRYAPRYMEEMESVFDQCQEEERKRISFLKQAFLSIHRHLDVTNNESVKAVYSELHHTLMSISEQDDLRWWKNNHGPGMPTDWPHFQEWTPPEKKQKKGKKEVVQNSPERNVMIGGIRVRALYDYVGQETDELSFKAGEEFLKTEEEDDQGWCRGMKDGGREGLYPANYVEVIQ; from the exons ATGTCGAGCCTCCAAAAAGACACCACGCCTGAAGACTCCAACAACCAGAGCTTCTGGATG CCAGGGAATTATCAGCGCACCGTCCGACGCACCGAAGACGCTTTCCAAGCATGCAATGACATTGTAGCGTGCTTCCAGGAGAGGGCTCGAGTGGAGAGGCAGTATGCACAGCAGCTCAGTGAGTGGAGCAGCAAGTGGAAGCCCGTGGTGGATTCCA GTCCACTCTACGGCTCTCTACTACGGGCATGGCAGTGCTTTCTCACCTCTGCCGACCGCCTGTCTGTCCTGCACGCATCCATCTGTCGATCCCTTGTTTCCGAAGATGGTGATAGGGTGAGGACCTGGCAGAAGGAGACCTTTCACAAGAAGATGTTTGGGGGCTTTCGAGAGTCACATGACTTCGAAACGGGTTTCGCTCGTGCCCAGAAACCCTGGGCTAAAAGGCTGAAGAAG CTGGACAAAGCACGTATCGCGTACCACAAGGCCAGCCGCAAGGAGCATGCTGCCCAGGAGCGGGAGACCCACGCCAGAGGGAACCCTGACATCGCCATTGAGAAGCAGAAGAAGATCcaggaggagagggagcagGCTAGAGAAGAGAAAGAGCGA GTGCGTGCCCGCTATgagaaggttctggaagaaGTTACACGTTATGCTCCACGTTACATGGAGGAAATGGAGTCCGTTTTTGACCAGTGCCAGGAGGAAGAGCGGAAGAGGATCAGCTTCCTCAAACAGGCTTTCCTCTCCATACACAGACACCTCGATGTCACCAACAATGAGAG TGTGAAGGCTGTATACAGTGAACTCCATCACACCCTGATGTCCATCAGCGAGCAGGACGACTTGCGCTGGTGGAAGAACAACCATGGCCCCGGCATGCCGACTGACTGGCCACACTTCCAG GAGTGGACTCCACctgagaagaagcagaagaaaggaaagaaggagGTTGTGCAGAATAGCCCAGAAAGAAA TGTGATGATCGGAGGTATAAGAGTGAGGGCTCTATATGACTACGTGGGTCAAGAAACGGATGAACTATCCTTTAAAGCAG gtgaggaattccTCAAAACCGAAGAGGAGGATGACCAGGGATGGTGCCGAGGGATGAAGGATGGAGGAAGAGAAGGGCTGTACCCAGCCAATTACGTTGAAGTCATACAGTAA